Within the Rosa rugosa chromosome 2, drRosRugo1.1, whole genome shotgun sequence genome, the region GCAATAAATAATGCAACCTAATTAAAACCTAATAGAACAAACTTCATGGTTCCAACGTAATGCATCTGtcagacaaaaagaaaaagaaaaaaaatgtaattatAGCTTTGCTTCTATGATTGTTATTACTCTACACCAGAAGTCTATTCACATTTGATGGGTGACTTGAGAACTATTGCTATTAGCAGCTTAATGCATAATAAAACTCACCGCACAAGATCTTCTTATTTTCAATTTGTTTGGTCTGAAAAATTCaggcaaaaccaaaaaaaaaaaaaaaaaatggtgcaTAAACTTGACATAACTCACTCTAGGGAATGCAGATAAGGAGACCTGCAGGTAAGTGGATAACCAAGTGAAGGGTGGCAATAACAGTGTGCTTTTACTGTTGGAAAATGAACCTTACTGCATAAGCTTGGACATAACCCTGACTTGACTTGATAGACAGCCAGTGTTTGACACATGCATAACGAGTAATGACTAATGACCTAATGAAGCTTGTTTAACACATcattttttttgtctgaaaGCTTGTTTAACACATTTCATTGGCGAAAAAGAAAACACAGTTCACCGATCAAACAAAGCAAATCAAAGGGTGTATTGTAGTTAGTAGCAATAAGCAGGAATTACGCATCAAAGTGCAGGAATTCAATTTTGTAGTATGCAAATGCTGTGACTGAGTTTGTAGTACTGTAGAAGAAGCACATATTGGTGGACTGTCTTCCCGCCATTTACTCCACTATCCCCACCCTACACTACACTACACTAcagcacctctctctctctctaaggaAAAAATGTTttctctttctgggttttcattaTTTCTCAaataaaactctctctctctctctctctctctctctctctaaacgaAAACAGTTCTGGAACCTCCCCTGCTATAAAAGAGCAAGTTTTGATTAGGGTTTTTCAAAACCACTtgggaaaacaaacaaaaagaaatcaaatttgTTATTGGGTGGCCATAGCTTAAATACCCCTTTTGAGCTCACACACCAACACCACTTACTCTTTGAGTCTTTCTTTGAAGACAGTGAGAGAATCTCAATTGAATTATGGTgagacatcatcatcatcagagagAGGTCTCTTCATCATCCACAGCATGTATGGAGGATGAAATGAATCACATGAAGCCTGCATGGCTACAAGGTTTGATGGGGGAGACATTCTTTGGTGGTTGTGGGGTCCACGAGAACCGCAGGAAGAACGAGAAGAACGTCTTCTGTTTGCACTGTTGCCTCTCTATTTGCCCACACTGCCTTCATTCTCACCGCTCTCATCCTCTACTTCAGGTACAGTAAATattatcatcatcactcttATCAACAATTGAAGCTTGTTTTCATCGATGATTGTTCAATTCTTGCTACCCTTTTCAATTCACACGATTTTATATCCAAAGATTCCATCTTTCTCTTCTATTCGGTTCTTGCTAGTTTCAACTTGATTCTTGGTGAGTGTCTGGATAATTTGCTTTTGGATTTTTCTGGTGTGTACTTTTTCTGGGTGTAAGTCCAAAATTCTTTTGCAATTCCACTGTAGAATTCTCTGCCCCTCTGCTACTTGGTAAATTCATGTGCAGCTCTGCAACTTTGGCTTTCAAATTTTGttgcacttctttgtttgggaAGAAAAAAGTTctggatttttgtttttctttgtttctttgagTACTTGCACAATCAGGGTGAATTTTCACGAAGAGTTCATTTGCTTGTGAATTCTACCCATGAACTTCATTGTTAGGGATCTTTCTCTCATTTTCTTCCTGAAATGTTGTAATTCACACTCCACACTGAAATTATACCATTTTCCCAACTTTGTTGAATCTTCTCCTCTGAGTCCTCTCTACTTTTTCAGAAACTTTCTTTGCTTTCTGATGATCTTGATTTTtgccaaagaaacaaaaagaagaagaagaaattcttGTTGAACTTTTGAATCCTTCAATTATGTCTCATTTACTGCTCTGCTTCCAtgcattttctgattttttttttccccatatTAATTGAAGATTTCCCTTTTATCCATTGGCACCCTGCAAAAGTTCCTCTCAGCTGTTGCTTTCAATGAAAGTGAAACTTTGACTAGATTTCCCCAATTTCATAATTGAATTCACCCCAttacatttattttttctttcatgaAAGGTTGGTTGCCTCTACCAATTTCACCTAAATTTCAAACTAGTTTCCTCACTTTCCTGGAGGTAATAACTTCAGTTTTCTCCATTACTAGGATGAGTTACTAACTTACTATATGTTTGGAAAGGAAGATTTTGAACTTCGAAGTTACCTAATTCTACTTTGTTAATCATCTTAATTTGATGTCATATGCATAATTCAATTGTGTGGGATAAATCCCATTTGGGTTAGAAAATTACCTCAAGATTTTCTTTCATGTACATATATGTGCAATTCAGTTAACTCTAGTAAATCCCAAATCGGTTGTCCTCCAATCACTATTTTTCTGGCCAAAACAAGTCCaattgacctttttttttttgactccATATGACAGGTTAGAAGATATGTGTACCATGATGTGGTTAGATTGGGTGATCTTGAAAAGCTCATCGACTGTTCTTATATTCAGGTATAATGAGGTTTTGGTTCAATATCGAACAATCAAACAAACTCAGAAGAAAAGCAAAAATTCTATGATGTTCCCTTTCATCACATGTTTTTAAGGTTTCAAAGTGTTAAAACTTGGTATAAGTAGATCTAACGGTTAAAAAATCTAGAACATCACATATTTTGGAGCATgacaaaaattctaaaaattgaaaagaaaaaacattagTTTATGTCAGCTGTGGCTTGTCTTCTTGTTTTGTGTTCATGATGGTGAAAGAAGTATGAATTGGGTCGCtcgccaagtcacaagttactttttttttttgtttctcaaTTCTGTTAACCATTATGTTATTGTATTCATTGTTTGGATGCAGCCCTATTCCAATAACGGTGCCAAAGTGATATTCCTGAATCAAAGGCCACAGTCAAGGCCACTGGCGAGGACTAATTGCAACAAAGGCTTTGCTGCCAATATCTGTTTCACCTGTGACAGGATTCTCCAAGAGCCATTCCGCTTTTGTTCTCTCTCATGCAAGGTCCATTTCAATTCTCATTGTCCAATTGCCTATATCAAGGATTTTTCACATTTTCTGACACACTCGTTCTACAATCATAGCTAAATGCTCAGAAGATTCTTTGCTAGTAGATAATTGACACATCTCTGCACATAATGTGGTTCGCTAGTGTAgtattttta harbors:
- the LOC133728866 gene encoding protein RGF1 INDUCIBLE TRANSCRIPTION FACTOR 1, encoding MVRHHHHQREVSSSSTACMEDEMNHMKPAWLQGLMGETFFGGCGVHENRRKNEKNVFCLHCCLSICPHCLHSHRSHPLLQVRRYVYHDVVRLGDLEKLIDCSYIQPYSNNGAKVIFLNQRPQSRPLARTNCNKGFAANICFTCDRILQEPFRFCSLSCKVDHMVLQEEDLCGILYRFDESDFTISQFEGLRMDGSEVIDDDGQMMSSSILEDPEMQYRGSSCSNNSDSVMSREPEVVGKKKKKGILPGIMLSLSSRRKGAPQRAPLS